Below is a window of Zygosaccharomyces rouxii strain CBS732 chromosome C complete sequence DNA.
CTCGTTGTATAAAATATTATAACTACCGGTAGAGGACCCTTCAGGAGCCTGTAGAGCCCTTTCATAACATTCAAGCGCTTGCAGGTAAAATCTTAAAGTCTTTTTAATATCCGAAAGAATCCAACGTTCTGCCTGTTCCTCATACTCAGTAGCTTCAATATACCAATCCTCTTGAGTCACAGAAAtaacttttttctttgccaTTGTTTTTACCTTGGTTTCCTCTGACaagatttatcaaattgaagatgagattGATTGACAATTGTACTTAAACTACCTTTAACTACGCGCGAGAAGAAGGGCTAACGCCAAACTGACCAAAACGCACCGAACCCCATTGTCCTATCGAATCAATTAAGCAGTCGACCTACCAAGCAAGAGGATGAGTTCAAGTTGTCTTTATGTGGACTCCCCTGCTCAAATCGGTGAAATTGTTGGGAATTGTGGATGTGTAAGGTTCGTTTCACTACTTACATCGGTTGAATCTAGGAATGAGTTCTACTGTTTAGAAATGAACAATTTTGCAATGGGGACACCAACTTCAATACCATATCGACCTATACTACCGAAGAGGCATGCTGACAGTGCTAGGTCGGCAAAGATGGTAATTGAATTGATATGCAATTGGTACAATCTCGATATACCAGAACTACAAAATGGTATCACTTTTATTAAGAATAGGATTCATACTCAATGTCTTTGTTTTTTAGAGTGTAAAGTCCTTTACATGGCTACCCCTTCTGAATCAAGTCAAAATCAACCGTTCGAGGACCCTTATTTGGGGTATTTGGAAAGTGTTAAACCATTATCTTTCACTCAAGCTCAAGAGCTGGCTCTTGAAGCATCAACAGACGTGGGGAAAACCATTCGTAGTATCcttcaaaatttacaacTCATGCACCAAAACGGTTCCATCGGTTTTAATTCGAATTTAatccaacaacaacaacaacaacaacaacaacaacaacaacaacaacaacaactactactactacaaGAACAATCCGAGCCTAAACAAGTTTCACAGTCAACGCAACAATCAAGTATCTCATCTCAATCCGAAAACAATCATTCTAGGACATCAACCTCAAATGGTTCCCACTATCAAAATAGTTTCAGAAGTATAAATTCTGGGAGTAACAATACTCCTACAACACTTGCCTCTACAAATCCGATATTTCCGGGAAATAGATTGATTACAGTCGAATCTCAACTCGATTTTAATTCTATCAATACGCAGAATGATGAGTTATATGAAGTAGAATTAGAACCAACACCAGAACCTAAACGTAAAGAAATAATAAGGAcagtttcttcaccaatgggcaaatcatcatctttcCTAGAATCAGGTCCATCTCCACCTAAGCGGCTaaagagatcaagaacaagaatcGATCCAGCAATTCTCAACGCAGAAGAAAGCGATATTTTTGAGCTCAAGGGAAGATTCATCGCAGTGCatcctttggaaaatttgatatattttcttccagaaggaattgaaaCACCTTCTCACCTATCTCCTGGAATCAATTGCATTGAAATATCATCTGAGGCTATGCCACtagaaaaagaatataCTATCGAGATCGAAAGAGTGGAAAAACCACTCTTCGATGACAAGTTTACTCTACAATGGATTCTTAAGTCACCGGAACCGGAATCAGAACCACCAAGCGGAAGGACTAGAGATCAGCTCATCTGGTTTAAAGATCTAAAAAAGCAAGATGAACATTATGTGAGAATGATAGCACTATTGGTATCTTCGGACCCCAAACAAAAAGGCAAATTCGCTTCAGTAATATTTACAGATTTCACCAAAAATTCTGTAAGACAATATCCtttatttgataaatttgtGGTCCACTACGAAAAAAAGCtagatgaggatgaaggAATAAGAACCTTAATGTATCTTGATCGTTATCGtgaatttggtaaaaagattcaaaatgtCTATAACAAAACACTCGATCAAACCTACGCTCCAGACACTATAAACCATAGTGCTTCCCGAATCGTATGTGTCTTGACACTCAAAACTAAAATGTATCGCGGGTCACTAAATGCCGTCGCCTATGGGTATGAGCCAATTCATGCCGGTATGACGTTGACTTTAGAAGAACGTAGACACCTTTTCCAACTCTATCAAAAAGCCATCGATACTCGCAATGTACACTTGCTTGGTGATAGAATATCACCCTTCCATGTCCCTAGTATCAACGCCGACATTTCAGACTATACTATTAAACATTGCAGCAATCTAGAAGAACTTGAAAAAGCCACCGACGATTTTCTGGAGACGAACTCGTCATCACAAATTTCGTCATCACTTCAATTCGATCAAGAGTGCTTTTCGATCAATGCCAAAATTCTATactttttcaccaatgacAATCCAATCAACCATTGGTCCTTACTAGTCGCAATCGAGGATAACAGTACCAAGACAAACGTCATTTCGGGTGACCATCGGTTCGTGGACCCTAGAAGCATTCTACGCATAGAAATTTTCGGCAAAGAAAACTTAGAATACTTCACAGCCAGTCAATTATCTAAAACTGATAGCATCCTACAACAATTGGATCAGTACCGGGGTAGAACATGTAAACTACGGGTAAAAAGGGGCTACATTACACTAAGATCGCAGATCGCATTACTTGTATGGTGTCCCATTGAACTAACTCtcgaagaattagaagTAAAGCTGGAAGAAAGTTAGCTAGTTAACCAGCTAACCCAAACAAGTCTTTCAGACGCATGGACAGACATGAACCGCCATGAAAAAGGAGCTATTCGGACTTTAGAGGGATTACGTTGCTATATAGAAGCAATGACGAGAGACTCGATTCCAGACAAGTTGACTTTTTTTGTTAGCGCCACACGTCCTTCCTAGAGTGTGCATACTAATGCCAAAGCCATTCTACAATACTATGATGGTCTCTGTGAATGAGATTTCTTGCTAAGCCGTAATTCAGTAGAAGTAGTAGTACAGACAACGAGTGACCCCTTGTTTCTTGGCTGAGCATCGATACTCCCACATTGTCGTTCGTTGTTCGCTTTTTTCGTATTTTACGCCTACTCCTTGTGCCAATAGGTGTTGCTAAGCTGCTAACTCTCCCCTAGGGGTGTAGCAAAGAACAAAAGGCGGGTTGTGAtataaagaagatgaaatgtTGAAGCTTACCGCTCTCAAGAAATCGATTTCCAACACACCAACAGACGTCATGATATTCAAGAAGTATGTATTGAAGAACATTGTATGGGAAGGATTGTCTTTGTTTAGCGATACTAACACATTGATACTGTAGTAAGTTTAAGAAGCCAGACGCAGACGCCCTCAAAAACGAGGCATCTGATGCGGCAAAGGATGCCAAAAAGGATCCTCAACAGACTCTTGATCAGGCAAAGGATCTTTCCAAGAAGAATCCTCTAGGTAAGAATGCTGCTGACGGTGGCAGCGGCGCTGATGGTGCTGCCGCTGAaggttttgaagatgaagcagTCGGTGCCGCTGGTGGTGCTACTTCCCCCCAGGTAGCTCGTGGTGGCAGCAGACGCACGGCACCCGCCCAGGATGTTGGAGATAACTACGATTACGATCGCGATTACGATCGCGGCTACAGAGACGGTGTTGCCCGTGCAGGCAGAGATATGAACGCTGGCACTGGCGGCCACGCTGAGGACACAACTCAACAGCACGGCGGTCAACCACAACAAATGGCGGCTTCCCCCCGTCGCCAAGGCTCTGCTCGTCAAGCACAGACGGATCGTCATCAACATCATGATGGACACGGTTTCTCCACAGCAGGATTGGCAGGAGCAGAAGGAGGAGTAGGAGATCCTGAAGACGAATTTGAGACCTCCCCTGAACACTCAGAATACGTTCCAGCATCTCAGTACGGTACCCCTGCTTCCCCCCGTAGAAACGCCCCCGCAGGGGCTCCAACAGGTGCCTATGATCCAGCGGAAGGTGAATACGTTTCTGGTACAGGAGCAACTCATTCCCCCAAGAAAACTCCATCAGGAGCCTACAGACCTGCTCAGACCACTACATCTGGAGTACCCTCTAGAAGTGCATCCAGGAAGAAGAGCGCCGAGGACGGTGGTGttgctggtggtggtgccaCTAGCGGAGCCGGAGGCTACGGTTATGACTATCCAGATTACCAAGATCGTAGCGAATGGGATAGGCGACACAGTAAAAAGGGATTTTCCATGCCATTTAGAAGACATCACGAAGCTCCGGAGGGAGAGGCCGAGGAGATCGGTGGAGCAACCGGTGCGGGTGCAGGTGCAGGTGCAGGTGCAGTAGGTGGTGGAAGATCTGCCCAAGCTCCAGCCAGAGCAGGCTCCAGAGGTCGTGGTACAGCACCTACTGGTGGCGCTGCGGGTAAGGATAGTGCTGCAGTTGCTGGTGCTGGCGCCGCTGTGCAAAGAGCTGGCGGTACTTCTGGCGGTGGCGGTGTAGGTGCAGGCACAGGCACAGGCACAGGCCTTGGTACTGGTACTGGTACTGGTACGGAAGCAGGCACTGGGGCCGCCGATGCGTCCGGTGGCGGCGGTACAAGTAAGGTTAGTGGATTTTCCTCCAAGCTCAAAGGTTTAGTTAGTAACAAACATGTCCAGGGCAAAGCGAGCGATTTGACGAGTAAGGCAGGCATTCCAAAGAATGTCAAGGAAATTCCCGGGGTCAAGAGCGGCATCGGTAAAGTTGCTGACACTGCTGGTATTCCAGGTGGTGCAACCGGTGCAGGCTATGCCGTTTCCGGTGCAGGAGCAGCACTAGGTAGTGGATTAAGTAAGAAGGTTGGTGGTAAGAAAGGTTCTACAACTGGTAGCGGTGAAGGTTATGAAGGTgatggtgctggtggttaTACAGGTGGCACCGACGCTGGTGAGCGCGGCTACGGTactggtggtgctggtgaGCGCGGTTATGGCACTGGTGAGCGTGGTTACGATACTGGTGAACATGACTACGGCACTGGTCAACGCGGTTACGGCACTGGTGAGCGTGGTTATGGTGCTGGTGAGCGTGGTTACGATACTGGTGAACATGACTACGGCACTGGTGAGCGTGGTTATGGTGCTGGTGAGCATGGTTACGATACTGGTGAACATGACTACGGCGCTGGTCAACGCGGTTATGGCACTGGTGAGCGTGGTTACGATACTGGTGAACATGACTACGGCGCTGGTCAACGCGGTTATGGCACTGGTGAGCGTGGTTACGATACTGGTGAACATGACTACGGCACTGGTCAACGCGGTTATGGCACCGGTGAGCGCGGTTACGGCACTGGTGGATATGGCGTCTCTAGTCCTAAGTATAGTGGTCAAGGAGTTAGAGATGCTGATAACCTGGTTACTTCTCCTTCTGGTAAGTCTTTTGACTACGATCGAATTGATGGTGAATACCCAGAGGGAAGCCATCGTTACTCCCATCGTGGGCCAGCTACTGCGACTTCTGCCTCTAAGAGAAGTCCAAGCTCCGGAGAACACAATGAATCTCGTACTGCTAGTCATGGTCATAGTTACGACGAAAATTATCAAGGTGGTTACGAGGCCGGTTATTTGGCAGGAAGACGAGGTGAGGTGCCACAAGGTGTTGCTTCTCCTGCCCGCGATACAACTTCTCGCGGTGGTGCCGCTACTACCTCCCCTCGTGGGGCCGGTGGTAACGTTCCTCATGGTGCTGGTACAACCTCTTCTCGCGGAGCTGATACTACCTCACCACGTAGAACGGCTTCTTCAAAGGACTACTCCCGTGGTGCTACCGGCTTGACGGGTGCAGCCGGTGCAGGTGCAGCTTCCGCTGATGGTGGTATTGGCCATGGTAAGGGTTACGGCGCAGAAACTGATCCCGCAGGAGGATTCTCGAGAACCGCCGGATTGGCTGATGATTCTCCAACGGGTCCCTCAGATAACATCCCTGACTCAGGTCCATCTGGAGGTGGTTATCATTACGGTAATCGTGATACTGGTGCCGCCTCCGATAGCGCTGTGGGTGCAGGTGCTGGTGCCCACAAGGCAGGTGCTGGTTCCGAATCCAAGACCAATCCTTTCAAGCAAGATAAGCCAGGTAACGATTTGGAATATGACGGAACTGGTGCTGAAAGGTATGGTGCACATGACCCTAGTTATTCTCCCGAGGGTGACCGTAGCGGTGGTAATTTAGGCGGTACAGAAGCTTATGGTTACGGTAGGGGTTCATATCCTGCTGATAAATTTGCCGATGATGGTTTCGGTTCTGGAGGCGCCGATAGAGGTGCAGGTAAGCGCAGTGCCAAGCCTTCTGGTTATGGCCATGGCGATGTCTCCCACGCTGGTGGTCCCTACACCGGTGCAAACAGACAAACTGGTACAGGAAAGCAGTTTAACCGTGATGCAGCTGGGTACGGAAAGTCTCCAGCAAGTGCTGTGGGACCAGGTTCTGAGGAATATCCTGAGGATTATGATGATGTTCGTAACCCTGGTGCTGATGAGTTAGGCACTAGGAGAGGCGGTGGTAGCAAGGGCACAACTGATCGCGGAGCTACTGGCGGTGGCCTAAGTGGCCTAGCTGCCGGTGGTGCCGGAGCGACAGCCGCTGGTGGTTTCGGCGGTGCCGATGCTAGTAAAGGAGCCAGCGGCGGTGGCCTAGGCGGTGGTATCTCGAAAGTTTCCGACAAGGCTGGTGGTCCCGAGAAGATCAAGGGCTCCTTAGACAAAGCTGCTAACTCCAAAGCAGGTGGAATCACCAAGAGTAAGGCGGGTGATTTGGCAAAGAGTAAGTTAGGCGAAGGTAAAGCAGGTGAACTAGCAGGTAAGGCTAAGGGCGTCCCCGGTGCTAATGATGCCGCAAGTAAAGCTCAAGGTGCTGTGGGCAAAGGAATTAGCTCTAAATTTGGTGGCGGAAGTGGCGGAGGTGCCACAGGTGCCGCAGGAGCCCTTGGTGCTGGCGGTGCTCTAGCTGGTGCTGCAGGAGGCCAGAAAGGTGCTGACCAGGGTGATACTCCCGCTGGCCACGATGGCGGAGACTACAGAGGGTATGGTTATGACCAAGGTGTATCACGTGGTGGTGCCGGTGGTGGCGCTTACGATGACGAGTTTGACACTGGCCATTATGGAGATCACACCGGTGGCGGTGCTGCTCGTCGTACTGGTGCTGGTACTGGTTATGATGGCTACGATACGGGCAACTACGGCGGCACAGCTTCCGGGACAAGAGGCTCTGATGGTTATGATGAAGGTTACCAGTCTGGTATGCGTGATGTACGTCGTGGTGATAGCGTTCGGAAGCCTGCACATGATGATGCAGCTGGCTATGCTCCAAAAAGTAGTGATCGTTCTTATGGTCGCACTCCAGAACAAGATCGTTATCCGGCAGATACCTATGGTGGTGGAGGCTATGGTCAAAATCCCAACCAAGGCGGCGGTGACTACGGTCGTGGCGCGGTCCCTCAGGAATATCCTCCAGATTACATGGTTGGTTCCGAGGGAGGAACCAACCGTCGTCTTAGGCAGGGTCTCGGAGGAGAAGGAGAAGACCAGAAGAAAGAGCAATTGGGGGTATCAGATGGAGATCAGGTCCCCACCTCCCAGGAAGTTGGTGATCAGAGAGGGGATGGTTTCGCTAGGGAAGCTTCTGCTGATAGCAGCGCTTATTATGACAGTAGTGAGACTGTTCGAGGTTCAAAGGAGCAAGCGCCTACAACTACAGAAAAGCCAACCAAGGGGGGGTCTATTAGCAAGACTAAGCAACCTGCTATGAGAGGACCAGTTGATGCGAAGAAACAGGATACTAGTATTCCAAGATTAGGATTCCAGGGATTGTTCAGCCGTAAAAAATCTGTCGGTGGTActtctggtggtgaagaagcTGCACCAGCTTCAACTTCTAAAAGAGGTAGCTTCGTAAGGCGGTTGAGTCTGTCCAGAAAGAAATCAGCTGATCAGGAGCCTTTGGATGAACCATTTAATCCGGAGACTGAGAATAATGAGCCGGTGACGAGAACAAAGAGTGATAAGTTAGCTGGGGCTGCTGCTTCGCCTCCAAGTACCAAGAAGAACATGGAACCTAGCAGTCCAAGATCTAGGGAATCAGCAGGCTCCAACATCAAAGGAAGTCCACGTGGTGAAAAACAGGCTGCCACCTCCCAGCCAAGGGGGGCTACTGGCGGGGGCGTTGGCCCTGTCTCTTCCTCAGGTGAGCCAACCACAGGAGAAGGTAAGAGATTTGCTGAGACTTTTGGTAATATGCCAAGTTTGGTCGACTCAAGAGTTCCTACTTACGGTTGGGGTACGTACTCTGAAGGTCCACCAACAGGACCAGCCGATTCTGCAGGAGGCGTTGGGTCCGGGAAGGGCGGAAATCCACCTGTGCAAGGTACTGCCAAACCTGATAACCTGCCTGTCATGTCCAAGGAT
It encodes the following:
- a CDS encoding uncharacterized protein (no similarity) → MLKLTALKKSISNTPTDVMIFKNKFKKPDADALKNEASDAAKDAKKDPQQTLDQAKDLSKKNPLGKNAADGGSGADGAAAEGFEDEAVGAAGGATSPQVARGGSRRTAPAQDVGDNYDYDRDYDRGYRDGVARAGRDMNAGTGGHAEDTTQQHGGQPQQMAASPRRQGSARQAQTDRHQHHDGHGFSTAGLAGAEGGVGDPEDEFETSPEHSEYVPASQYGTPASPRRNAPAGAPTGAYDPAEGEYVSGTGATHSPKKTPSGAYRPAQTTTSGVPSRSASRKKSAEDGGVAGGGATSGAGGYGYDYPDYQDRSEWDRRHSKKGFSMPFRRHHEAPEGEAEEIGGATGAGAGAGAGAVGGGRSAQAPARAGSRGRGTAPTGGAAGKDSAAVAGAGAAVQRAGGTSGGGGVGAGTGTGTGLGTGTGTGTEAGTGAADASGGGGTSKVSGFSSKLKGLVSNKHVQGKASDLTSKAGIPKNVKEIPGVKSGIGKVADTAGIPGGATGAGYAVSGAGAALGSGLSKKVGGKKGSTTGSGEGYEGDGAGGYTGGTDAGERGYGTGGAGERGYGTGERGYDTGEHDYGTGQRGYGTGERGYGAGERGYDTGEHDYGTGERGYGAGEHGYDTGEHDYGAGQRGYGTGERGYDTGEHDYGAGQRGYGTGERGYDTGEHDYGTGQRGYGTGERGYGTGGYGVSSPKYSGQGVRDADNLVTSPSGKSFDYDRIDGEYPEGSHRYSHRGPATATSASKRSPSSGEHNESRTASHGHSYDENYQGGYEAGYLAGRRGEVPQGVASPARDTTSRGGAATTSPRGAGGNVPHGAGTTSSRGADTTSPRRTASSKDYSRGATGLTGAAGAGAASADGGIGHGKGYGAETDPAGGFSRTAGLADDSPTGPSDNIPDSGPSGGGYHYGNRDTGAASDSAVGAGAGAHKAGAGSESKTNPFKQDKPGNDLEYDGTGAERYGAHDPSYSPEGDRSGGNLGGTEAYGYGRGSYPADKFADDGFGSGGADRGAGKRSAKPSGYGHGDVSHAGGPYTGANRQTGTGKQFNRDAAGYGKSPASAVGPGSEEYPEDYDDVRNPGADELGTRRGGGSKGTTDRGATGGGLSGLAAGGAGATAAGGFGGADASKGASGGGLGGGISKVSDKAGGPEKIKGSLDKAANSKAGGITKSKAGDLAKSKLGEGKAGELAGKAKGVPGANDAASKAQGAVGKGISSKFGGGSGGGATGAAGALGAGGALAGAAGGQKGADQGDTPAGHDGGDYRGYGYDQGVSRGGAGGGAYDDEFDTGHYGDHTGGGAARRTGAGTGYDGYDTGNYGGTASGTRGSDGYDEGYQSGMRDVRRGDSVRKPAHDDAAGYAPKSSDRSYGRTPEQDRYPADTYGGGGYGQNPNQGGGDYGRGAVPQEYPPDYMVGSEGGTNRRLRQGLGGEGEDQKKEQLGVSDGDQVPTSQEVGDQRGDGFAREASADSSAYYDSSETVRGSKEQAPTTTEKPTKGGSISKTKQPAMRGPVDAKKQDTSIPRLGFQGLFSRKKSVGGTSGGEEAAPASTSKRGSFVRRLSLSRKKSADQEPLDEPFNPETENNEPVTRTKSDKLAGAAASPPSTKKNMEPSSPRSRESAGSNIKGSPRGEKQAATSQPRGATGGGVGPVSSSGEPTTGEGKRFAETFGNMPSLVDSRVPTYGWGTYSEGPPTGPADSAGGVGSGKGGNPPVQGTAKPDNLPVMSKDPTSPKYGGADGAATKVKKSSSYPQRNPDEDVFYGNEGMEREGEDNYVTSRKPTHGKNVSVGSHEMNNDAAADATYGERGYYNRSRTAPGLREEEEPTSIYGDEEGGYNINEASKVPRGGPDEAEEVAQGAKKTADAGKGEPGIFEKIKNTIMPGSHEDAGTAA
- the CDC13 gene encoding telomere-binding protein CDC13 (some similarities with uniprot|P32797 Saccharomyces cerevisiae YDL220C CDC13 Single stranded DNA-binding protein found at TG1-3 telomere G-tails regulates telomere replication through recruitment of specific sub-complexes but the essential function is telomere capping), whose protein sequence is MSSSCLYVDSPAQIGEIVGNCGCVRFVSLLTSVESRNEFYCLEMNNFAMGTPTSIPYRPILPKRHADSARSAKMVIELICNWYNLDIPELQNGITFIKNRIHTQCLCFLECKVLYMATPSESSQNQPFEDPYLGYLESVKPLSFTQAQELALEASTDVGKTIRSILQNLQLMHQNGSIGFNSNLIQQQQQQQQQQQQQQQQLLLLQEQSEPKQVSQSTQQSSISSQSENNHSRTSTSNGSHYQNSFRSINSGSNNTPTTLASTNPIFPGNRLITVESQLDFNSINTQNDELYEVELEPTPEPKRKEIIRTVSSPMGKSSSFLESGPSPPKRLKRSRTRIDPAILNAEESDIFELKGRFIAVHPLENLIYFLPEGIETPSHLSPGINCIEISSEAMPLEKEYTIEIERVEKPLFDDKFTLQWILKSPEPESEPPSGRTRDQLIWFKDLKKQDEHYVRMIALLVSSDPKQKGKFASVIFTDFTKNSVRQYPLFDKFVVHYEKKLDEDEGIRTLMYLDRYREFGKKIQNVYNKTLDQTYAPDTINHSASRIVCVLTLKTKMYRGSLNAVAYGYEPIHAGMTLTLEERRHLFQLYQKAIDTRNVHLLGDRISPFHVPSINADISDYTIKHCSNLEELEKATDDFLETNSSSQISSSLQFDQECFSINAKILYFFTNDNPINHWSLLVAIEDNSTKTNVISGDHRFVDPRSILRIEIFGKENLEYFTASQLSKTDSILQQLDQYRGRTCKLRVKRGYITLRSQIALLVWCPIELTLEELEVKLEES